The following coding sequences are from one Thermostaphylospora chromogena window:
- a CDS encoding DUF397 domain-containing protein, translating into MDDRPSFHGATWHSTPCNGGACVRVARQGHWIAIGDSKNLDGGTIVIPLSAWDELIDAVKTGLLRRP; encoded by the coding sequence ATGGACGACCGACCGAGTTTCCACGGTGCCACCTGGCACTCGACACCGTGCAACGGGGGCGCGTGCGTCCGGGTCGCGCGTCAGGGGCACTGGATAGCGATCGGAGACAGCAAGAATCTCGACGGAGGGACGATCGTCATCCCGCTTTCCGCGTGGGACGAGTTAATCGACGCTGTCAAGACTGGCCTGCTCCGTCGCCCTTGA
- a CDS encoding DUF397 domain-containing protein, whose product MRSSETESLADLAWRVSSRCAGGNCVQIATSGGKVFIRDSKDPNGPILDFPLDSWRNFVVDAKRGIYDITA is encoded by the coding sequence ATGAGGTCATCCGAGACTGAGTCTCTCGCTGACCTGGCTTGGCGTGTCTCATCACGCTGCGCCGGCGGCAATTGCGTCCAGATCGCCACTTCAGGCGGAAAAGTTTTCATCCGGGACTCAAAGGACCCAAACGGACCTATCCTGGACTTCCCGCTTGATTCATGGCGCAACTTCGTCGTAGACGCCAAGCGCGGCATATATGACATAACAGCCTGA
- a CDS encoding helix-turn-helix domain-containing protein, protein MTIIRFRMDVRGDGPMAYNSTLGRRQLAERLRRLRLESGLSIDDVAEKLMCSASKISRLETGKRGAVLKDVRDLCQIYGAVDQMEELLALARESRRPGFRHEYGDLRDDTLYPYIQYEEQASRIIDFQTCYVPALLQTEAYARALVRGVLPEIDEEVLVSRVAVRMQRQKLLTKSDGPTLTALIHESVLHHRVGGVTVMREQLDRIIEAAALPSVTVRLIPFTAGATMGFVNTFVLLDLPLSSPPSLVYLEGLTGADYLEKPKEIAVYREAVKNITEKALDPAESIDRIARLREVVFGEQSLQEAGHST, encoded by the coding sequence TTGACGATCATTCGTTTCCGGATGGATGTAAGGGGTGACGGCCCGATGGCGTATAACTCGACACTCGGCCGACGCCAGCTCGCCGAACGCCTGCGCCGCCTGCGACTGGAATCGGGGCTGAGCATCGACGATGTGGCCGAGAAACTCATGTGCTCGGCGTCGAAGATAAGCCGGCTGGAGACGGGAAAGCGCGGCGCGGTTCTCAAGGACGTCCGCGACCTGTGCCAGATCTACGGGGCCGTCGACCAGATGGAGGAACTGCTCGCTCTGGCCAGGGAGTCGCGCCGGCCCGGTTTCCGGCACGAGTACGGCGATCTGCGCGACGACACGCTCTACCCCTACATCCAATACGAGGAGCAGGCCTCCCGGATCATCGACTTCCAGACCTGTTACGTGCCCGCCCTGCTGCAGACGGAGGCCTACGCCCGGGCATTGGTGCGCGGCGTGCTCCCCGAGATCGATGAGGAGGTCCTCGTCTCCCGGGTGGCGGTTCGCATGCAGCGCCAGAAGCTGCTCACCAAGTCCGACGGCCCGACGTTGACGGCCCTGATCCACGAGTCAGTCCTCCATCACCGGGTCGGGGGCGTGACGGTCATGAGGGAGCAACTCGACAGGATCATCGAGGCGGCGGCGCTGCCGAGCGTCACGGTACGCCTCATACCTTTCACCGCCGGCGCCACCATGGGCTTCGTCAACACCTTCGTCCTGCTCGACCTTCCGCTCTCCTCGCCGCCGAGCCTCGTCTATTTGGAAGGGCTCACGGGCGCGGACTATCTGGAGAAACCCAAGGAGATCGCCGTCTATCGCGAGGCGGTAAAAAACATCACCGAGAAAGCCCTAGACCCGGCGGAATCAATAGATCGGATCGCCCGCCTACGCGAAGTTGTGTTCGGAGAGCAAAGCCTACAGGAGGCCGGACACTCAACGTAG
- a CDS encoding cellulose binding domain-containing protein, with amino-acid sequence MTVVAAAAVAVPVTVAAARAAAPGCEVDYTITAQWADGFTADVTITNLGDPINGWTLAWNFTAGQRVTQAWNATVTQDGAAATARDAGYNAAIPTGGTVSFGFNGSWNGANPEPDAFTLNGTTCTGSVSPTTTPTSTPTSTPTSTPTQPPAGARQMEDLDRGLISVRSGDGNLVSWRLLGTDPPDVAFNIYRGTTRLNSSPITGSTNYLDRGAPADATYTVRAVVGGTEQAASEPSLRFTGGDHLDVPISRPSANHTANDASVGDLDGDGRLDIVLKWEPNNAKDNSQAGVTDPVYLDGLRLDGTRLWRINLGRNIRAGAHYTQFQVYDYDGDGRAEVAMKTADGTVDGRGNVIGDPSADHRNSDGYILRGPEYLTVFDGRTGAALTTVDYVPGRGNVSDWGDSYGNRVDRFLAGTAYLDGRRPSLIMARGYYTRAVVVAWDYRDGRLTRRWTFDSDSSGNRAYAGQGNHQLSIADVDADGRDEIIYGAATIDDDGTGLYSTGFGHGDALHVGDLIPDRAGLEVFTIHESGSQPAADVHDAATGQVIWSRPDNGGQEGPGRGVAADIYAGNPGAEFWGAGTHMSDLYSGSGSAIGRRPSSANFLAWWDGDPVRELVDGTRVDKYGTGGETRLLTASGVHSNNGTKATPSLSGDLLGDWREEVIWPTQDDTALRIYATTSVTDLRIPTLLHDSQYRVALAWQNTAYNQPPHPSFFIGAGMATPPWPNVYVP; translated from the coding sequence ATGACGGTGGTGGCGGCCGCCGCCGTCGCCGTCCCCGTCACCGTGGCGGCCGCGCGCGCCGCCGCGCCGGGCTGCGAGGTCGACTACACGATCACCGCCCAGTGGGCGGACGGTTTCACCGCCGACGTCACGATCACCAACCTCGGTGACCCGATCAACGGCTGGACCCTCGCCTGGAACTTCACCGCCGGACAGCGGGTCACCCAGGCGTGGAACGCCACCGTCACCCAGGACGGCGCGGCCGCCACCGCCCGCGACGCGGGCTACAACGCGGCCATCCCCACCGGCGGAACCGTCTCCTTCGGCTTCAACGGCTCGTGGAACGGCGCCAACCCCGAACCCGACGCCTTCACCCTCAACGGCACGACCTGCACCGGCTCGGTGTCCCCCACGACCACCCCGACGTCCACGCCGACCTCCACCCCCACCAGCACGCCCACCCAGCCGCCCGCCGGCGCCCGGCAGATGGAAGACCTCGACCGCGGGCTGATCAGCGTCCGCTCCGGCGACGGCAACCTCGTCTCCTGGCGGCTGCTCGGCACCGACCCGCCCGACGTCGCGTTCAACATCTACCGGGGGACGACCCGCCTCAACTCCTCGCCGATCACCGGCTCCACCAACTACCTCGACCGGGGCGCGCCCGCCGATGCGACCTACACCGTGCGAGCCGTCGTCGGCGGGACCGAACAGGCGGCGTCCGAGCCGTCCCTCCGCTTCACCGGCGGCGACCACCTCGACGTTCCGATCAGCAGACCCAGCGCGAACCACACCGCCAACGACGCCAGTGTCGGCGACCTCGACGGCGACGGGCGGCTGGACATCGTGCTGAAGTGGGAGCCGAACAACGCCAAGGACAACTCCCAGGCGGGCGTCACCGACCCGGTCTACCTCGACGGCCTGCGTCTGGACGGCACCCGCCTGTGGCGGATCAACCTCGGCCGCAACATCCGCGCCGGCGCCCACTACACGCAGTTCCAGGTCTACGACTACGACGGGGACGGCCGCGCCGAGGTGGCGATGAAGACCGCCGACGGCACCGTGGACGGGCGCGGCAACGTGATCGGCGACCCCTCCGCCGACCACCGCAACTCCGACGGCTACATCCTGCGCGGACCCGAGTACCTGACCGTGTTCGACGGCCGGACCGGCGCCGCCCTGACCACCGTCGACTACGTGCCCGGCCGGGGGAACGTGTCCGACTGGGGGGACTCCTACGGCAACCGCGTGGACAGGTTCCTCGCCGGCACCGCCTATCTCGACGGACGCCGTCCCAGCCTCATCATGGCGCGCGGCTACTACACGCGCGCGGTCGTCGTCGCCTGGGACTACCGGGACGGGCGGCTGACCCGGCGCTGGACCTTCGACTCCGACTCCTCCGGCAACCGCGCCTACGCCGGGCAGGGCAACCACCAGCTCTCCATCGCCGACGTGGACGCCGACGGCCGAGACGAGATCATCTACGGCGCGGCGACCATCGACGACGACGGGACCGGCCTGTACTCCACCGGCTTCGGGCACGGTGACGCCCTGCACGTCGGCGACCTGATCCCCGACCGGGCCGGCCTGGAGGTCTTCACCATCCACGAGTCGGGCAGCCAGCCCGCCGCGGACGTGCACGACGCCGCCACCGGGCAGGTCATCTGGAGCCGCCCGGACAACGGCGGCCAGGAAGGCCCCGGCCGTGGCGTCGCCGCCGACATCTACGCCGGCAACCCCGGAGCGGAGTTCTGGGGCGCGGGCACCCACATGTCCGACCTCTACTCCGGCTCCGGCTCCGCCATCGGCCGTCGCCCGTCCTCGGCCAACTTCCTCGCCTGGTGGGACGGCGACCCGGTGCGCGAGCTGGTGGACGGCACCAGAGTCGACAAGTACGGCACCGGCGGCGAGACCCGCCTGCTGACCGCCTCCGGCGTCCACTCCAACAACGGCACCAAGGCCACGCCGTCGCTCTCCGGTGACCTGCTCGGCGACTGGCGTGAGGAGGTCATCTGGCCCACGCAGGACGACACCGCCCTGCGCATCTACGCCACCACCTCGGTCACCGACCTCCGTATCCCCACCCTCCTCCACGACTCCCAGTACCGGGTGGCCCTGGCCTGGCAGAACACCGCCTACAACCAGCCCCCGCACCCCAGCTTCTTCATCGGGGCCGGTATGGCCACCCCGCCCTGGCCGAACGTCTACGTCCCCTGA
- a CDS encoding alpha/beta hydrolase, with protein sequence MEDRAEERGPQASPEGRAPSRVVRRGLGLGGTTAGLAFFCASLSPSLLPRSWILQGVVGGVAAILGYGLGCMVAVALRRLGLVPSGRARAVAWRLVITAGAVICASVLWFSADWQREVRATMGMDTRIAWFQPLIAILAAATFAVLLGVARSIRLGTRKLIGLLGRFIPPLVAQVAGVVVVVLLINVFANDVLFAGLVEVVNTTSSVANRATEPGVEPPRSPELSGGPGSLVPWGTLGRMGRDFVGRATTVAELKAFTGGEAVQPIRVYAGLESASSYREQARLAVRELRRTGGFQREALALMGTTGTGWVDEKAAAALEYMYAGDTALVAMQYSYLPSWLSFLLDRSKAARASRALLDAVRAELARMREEERPRLLVFGESLGSYGMEAAFGGLDRMVVWTDGVLLAGPPNANPIWSELVTHRDPGTPMWRPVYRGGERVRFGQYPADLDGPPVDVAYLQNASDPVVWWRPDLVWRKPEWLQEPRGPDVAPAMRWYPVVTFWQVVVDLLFANDVPPGHGHRYGVNVADGWAAVAAPDGWTEADTARLRKVLAAIPA encoded by the coding sequence GTGGAGGACAGGGCGGAGGAACGTGGGCCGCAGGCGTCACCGGAGGGGCGCGCGCCGTCCCGGGTGGTGCGCCGCGGGCTCGGCCTCGGCGGCACCACGGCCGGACTGGCGTTCTTCTGCGCCTCGCTGTCTCCCTCCCTGCTTCCGCGATCGTGGATCCTGCAGGGGGTCGTCGGCGGGGTCGCCGCGATCCTCGGATACGGCCTGGGCTGCATGGTCGCCGTCGCGCTGCGCCGTCTCGGTCTGGTCCCCAGCGGCCGGGCGCGGGCGGTCGCCTGGCGGCTGGTGATCACGGCCGGTGCGGTGATCTGCGCGTCCGTGCTGTGGTTCAGCGCCGACTGGCAGCGCGAGGTGCGGGCCACCATGGGGATGGACACCCGCATCGCCTGGTTCCAGCCGCTGATCGCGATCCTCGCCGCGGCGACCTTCGCCGTCCTGCTCGGGGTGGCCAGGTCGATCAGGCTGGGCACCCGCAAGCTGATCGGGCTGCTCGGCCGATTCATTCCGCCGCTGGTGGCGCAGGTGGCGGGTGTCGTGGTGGTGGTGCTTCTCATCAACGTCTTCGCCAACGACGTGCTGTTCGCCGGCTTGGTCGAGGTGGTGAACACCACCTCCTCCGTGGCGAACAGGGCGACCGAGCCGGGAGTCGAGCCGCCGCGGTCGCCGGAGCTGTCCGGCGGTCCCGGCTCGCTCGTTCCCTGGGGCACGCTCGGCCGGATGGGGCGCGACTTCGTCGGCCGGGCGACCACCGTTGCGGAGCTCAAGGCGTTCACCGGGGGGGAGGCCGTCCAGCCGATCAGGGTCTACGCCGGGCTGGAGTCCGCGTCCTCATACCGGGAGCAGGCCCGGCTGGCCGTACGGGAGCTGCGCAGGACCGGGGGGTTCCAGCGCGAGGCGCTGGCGCTGATGGGGACCACGGGCACCGGGTGGGTCGACGAGAAGGCCGCCGCCGCTTTGGAGTACATGTACGCGGGGGACACCGCTCTGGTCGCGATGCAGTACTCGTATCTGCCGAGCTGGCTGTCCTTCTTGCTCGACCGGTCGAAGGCGGCCCGGGCGAGCCGGGCGCTGCTGGACGCGGTCCGCGCCGAACTGGCCCGGATGCGGGAGGAGGAACGCCCCAGGCTGCTCGTCTTCGGCGAGAGCCTGGGCTCCTACGGAATGGAGGCGGCCTTCGGCGGCCTGGATCGGATGGTGGTGTGGACGGACGGCGTGCTGCTGGCCGGTCCGCCGAACGCCAACCCGATCTGGAGCGAGCTCGTCACCCACCGCGATCCGGGTACGCCGATGTGGCGGCCGGTGTACCGCGGGGGTGAGCGGGTCCGGTTCGGGCAGTACCCCGCGGATCTGGACGGGCCGCCCGTGGACGTCGCCTACCTGCAGAACGCCTCCGATCCCGTGGTCTGGTGGCGGCCCGACCTGGTGTGGCGCAAGCCGGAGTGGCTGCAGGAGCCGCGCGGTCCGGACGTCGCCCCGGCCATGCGGTGGTATCCGGTGGTCACGTTCTGGCAGGTCGTGGTGGACCTGCTGTTCGCCAACGACGTCCCGCCGGGGCACGGTCACCGGTACGGCGTGAACGTGGCCGACGGCTGGGCCGCCGTGGCGGCTCCCGACGGCTGGACCGAGGCCGACACGGCCCGCCTCCGCAAGGTCCTCGCCGCGATCCCCGCGTGA